CCTACAAAAAAATTAAAGAAAGCAAGGCTCGGGCCAAAAACAATCCAGCTCGTTCGGAAGTCACCGATATGACGCAGCAAGGAATGATGAAAGGTATGAAGTTTACGATGCCGTTAATCACCTTGTACATGTGTTTCTCAATGCCGGCAGCCATGTCGATATATTGGATCGTCGGAAATTTAATGGCTATGCTGCAGCAATATATTTTGTATGCTCTATATACTAAGAAAACGAAAAAGCAAGCTGAATAAACGGGATGGTGAATATAATGTCAGTTAGTGTTGAAAAAACAGGAAAGACAGTTACCGAAGCGGTTGATGCCGCCTTGGCCGAACTTGGAATGTCAATTGATGAAGTGGTAGTGGAAGTCTTAGAGGAAGGTGTTGCGTCTAAAGATGGGGCGCCGTATAGACCGGCCAGAGTCTTGGTTACCGCTGAAGATGATAAACCGCGTTATTATGGTGATTCGGTTAACCAAGCTGACCATGAGGATGAAGAAACTGTAGCGGCCATCAAAAGTTTTGTTGAACAGGTGACCTCAGCTTTTGCGTTGCCGTGTTCGGTTAATATTACGCTTAATGAGGACTCGATCGATGTGAATATAGACGGCGACAACTGCGGCATAATAATCGGCCGGGGTGGCGAGACCTTGAGTGCTTTGCAATATTTGACTTCCTTGGTTGCCAACCGTGAGCGTGAGAATCAAGTCCATGTCCACTTGGATGTAGCAGGATATCGTAGAAGACATGAAAGTAATTTAGCTGCCATGGCCAGACGCGCGGCTGCTAAAGTTGCCCGCTACGGCCGCACTTTCGAAATGAACCCTATGACTCCTGCCGACCGACGGGTAATTCACTTTTCTTTACAAAATTTTCGCGGTGTGGAGACATACAGTGAAGGTGAAGGTGCCGAACGCCGGGTGATCATAGCTCCGGTACGCAAAAACAATGATTAATGATACTTGTGTTGCTTACGCTACGCCTGCCGGGCAAGCTGGATTGGCCGTATTGCGGTTATCAGGCGGGACGGCAGCCCAAATAGCAGACCACGTATTTTATCCTGGCAGCTGGCCGGCAAAAAATGATCGGTCTGCTTTTTCTTCGTTGACTACGGTAAGAAGAATGCGAGGATATACATGCCGGTTCGGACATGTCTTTGATCCGGAAGAGTTAAAACCGATAGATGAGGCTGTTTTGACTCGCTTTGTTGCACCACGTTCTTACACAGGCGAAGATGTTGTCGAAATTTCCATCCACGGCGGACAGGCTGTAAGAAACGCTTTGCTACAGGCTGTGGTCAAAGCCGGTGCGCGTTTAGCCGAACCCGGCGAATTTACCAGACGAGCATTTTTGAACGGTAAATTGGATCTGGCTCAGGCCGAAGCTGTGATGGATTTAATAAATGCCGAAGCGGACAGCCGGGCGGAAGCAGCGTTAGGTCAGCTGCAAGGCAAACTGTCGAGCTATATTCATGAGATCCGTGAACCATTATTAAGCACCATGGCTAAGTTGGAATTGGCCATCCAATATCCCGAACATGAAGAAAGCGTCATTTCACCTGAATCTTTGCGCAAAGACATTGAAACTGCGACAGAAAAACTGATTGCTTTAGTTGCGACCTACCATGACGGCCGAGTTATCCGCGATGGACTTTGTGTTTTGTTGGCGGGCAGACCTAATTCCGGCAAATCGACCCTCCTGAATACTTTAAGCGGTTATGACCGCGCGATTGTTACCGATATTCCAGGGACAACGCGAGATACAATTGAAGAAAGAATAAATTTGAGCGGCCATGCCATTACGGTAATCGATACGGCAGGTCTACGTGCAACCACGGATACTGTTGAGCGGTTGGGGGTAGATCGTAGTTTAAAAGCCATGCAAAAAGCCGATCTTATTCTTTGGCTGTTTCCTTCTGACAGTAAAAGCTTGTCTGAAGATTTAGCCGAAT
This is a stretch of genomic DNA from Mageeibacillus indolicus UPII9-5. It encodes these proteins:
- the jag gene encoding RNA-binding cell elongation regulator Jag/EloR, with protein sequence MSVSVEKTGKTVTEAVDAALAELGMSIDEVVVEVLEEGVASKDGAPYRPARVLVTAEDDKPRYYGDSVNQADHEDEETVAAIKSFVEQVTSAFALPCSVNITLNEDSIDVNIDGDNCGIIIGRGGETLSALQYLTSLVANRERENQVHVHLDVAGYRRRHESNLAAMARRAAAKVARYGRTFEMNPMTPADRRVIHFSLQNFRGVETYSEGEGAERRVIIAPVRKNND
- the mnmE gene encoding tRNA uridine-5-carboxymethylaminomethyl(34) synthesis GTPase MnmE; its protein translation is MINDTCVAYATPAGQAGLAVLRLSGGTAAQIADHVFYPGSWPAKNDRSAFSSLTTVRRMRGYTCRFGHVFDPEELKPIDEAVLTRFVAPRSYTGEDVVEISIHGGQAVRNALLQAVVKAGARLAEPGEFTRRAFLNGKLDLAQAEAVMDLINAEADSRAEAALGQLQGKLSSYIHEIREPLLSTMAKLELAIQYPEHEESVISPESLRKDIETATEKLIALVATYHDGRVIRDGLCVLLAGRPNSGKSTLLNTLSGYDRAIVTDIPGTTRDTIEERINLSGHAITVIDTAGLRATTDTVERLGVDRSLKAMQKADLILWLFPSDSKSLSEDLAELKNFSGNAPILPLISKADLLNPSDLPRYLENLRIEATHAAIGLEFLPPIAVSGLDKSGIEQLIKQIIKLFSNGERILHSDGVLLTAERHFLIVKKATELMCDLKRNLTELPLDIISLMLQNIAETLAEITGENVTDEVWREIFANFCVGK